The genomic DNA ACGTTACTGTAAAAGTTACTAACCTGATACGTATGGAACATTATCCACATCGTTCAGAACCTCGCTTTTATTCACTGTGTCAAGTATATTGAATCGAATGAATGGGTAGCGGCTGAATGTCATATGGCCAACTCTTGTTTTGCTGGGTCCTATATCTAGTACCGCTGACATATTCTTAACAAATTCCTTTACTATACCAAAGTTTGCTTGTCCTATGCTTCCGGATGTTATTAACTCTACCCTGCTAaacatgtaattattaatatatctaaaacatttattttaagattCAACGCGTCTTACAATTGGTGTTGTTTATGTCATTGAATACAGGTCTTTAAGATCGTCTGTCTAAGAACAGTGGCACATCGtcttttacatttcttacattaTTCATTTACTCTACATGCTCTAACTTGCACTGTCAAAGTTATCTTCGTCACAACAAAAAGAgacaatttagaaaatatttgcaatgtgcTGTGTCAATATTTTATGCATTTCTTTATGATTTCCGTAATCTTCGTTTGCTTGTTGTTGCTTTAATTTCTACCTCTTAACTTTTAATTGtcttaaagtttcttttttttgttggggtgtttggggtgggggggggggggggggggggggggggggggaggggagagGAAGAGGTCACGTCACACCGGCAAAATTATAGCTCGTACGGAGACCTTCCAGAATTTAATGGCGGAAGACGACCCTTTCTGTcgctccaagcattatttcaggcacaggcaGGAACCTGGTTACAACCTACCTTCTACAACCAGCAGGATGGCTTTCAGGCGTTAAAGGATTATACATCCTAAACAAGGTTTTGAACCTACAGCAGTGAGGGACAAGCAATTGTATGTCTGCGATCATAACTTCATGGTCACGGagatctggttttttttttttttttttttttttttttttttttttttttactttattgtgtTTGCCGTGATACTGTGCTTCATACTATATAAAAGGTATATTCTTTCCACAATAATATCATTCATCTATTACAGCAATTTGCTCTCCTTCGTGTTTGAATGGTGGAACTTGCACCAGTCCTGGAACATGTAAATGTGATGTTTATCATTCTGGAGGACGTTGCCAAACGGAACTAGGTGCGTTTGGCTTCATAATAATTGAACTTACAATATGACTATAATGTTCTTGAAATTTTGCAGTTAAACATTTGGACCCTGACATTTTACATTGAAGCATATTTCGTGTCAGCTTTCGTATACTACACTGTCTTTAAAACTTTCCCCTGCGCTCCAAAACTTAATTAGACTATGTTAGTTTTGATGTTATGTAGAAAGAATGACTGTGTTTTAAGAACTATTGAATTCTATATATGTCATGACATTTTCAGACTTAATATTAAATTACTTATATCAATTTTTCACATCTAAATGCATATACGTTCTTGGATGACTTTCCATTCCAGCTGTATGTATTCCTTCATGTGGCAGTGGCGGAAAATGTATAGGACCAAACACTTGTCAGTGCGATATCTATCATTACGGCCGTCTTTGTCAATTCaagaaatgtaaataatgatTTCTAAAGATCTTCTTCTGTAGTATCTATGTTACGAGAAAACATTTTCCTACAATATTGATAATTTTGCTTAAAAGTGATACAGAAACACTTTGAACGAATATGTTTTTACAAtatgtaatgttttaaaatacataatgacactatataataatatatgaatTCTACTATAGTTACTTTCTGGACTTTTTGAAATAGCAGATATCCtgcaattgttttgttttgtcacatGCTGCTTATCAATCAGCATACAGATTCtcgataaaaaaaataaaaaacacaactATTTGATTGCATATCGCACTTTAACAATGTTATTAAATATCAAAACTAGAAAATAACTTGGTATGTTTAAAGACTTGTCTGTACATGTTACTATAATTCTGTTCTCGTAAGAAAAATGCAAAGCTTAGCTTTCATTTGCAGCTTGCACAAATAAGGCACTGGAGTTAGTGTTCCTTCTAGACTCCTCTGGTGGCATAGGGAAAGATAACTTTGAAACCCTGAAATCATTTGTTAAGACAGTTATAGAACAGTTTGACATTGCGGGTCATAAAACAAGAGTTGGCCTGATGACGTTCAGTCGGTACCCTTTCATGCGATTTAGCATAAACGACAACAAAAGCATGAGTCAGCTCCTACAAGAAGTAGATAACGTGCCTTATATTTCAggtattcaaattttcaaaacaagtctaaataaaatatgaattcttaaaaaccatttgaaaaaaaaaacaacaacaacattgcaGCAAGGTAAAAATAAACTATATTGTATTAGATTTGCCTGTTTGagtacaataacaatagcaaaaacAAAAGATTTACAATGACTCAGTAGAAAAATGGCATTGCTCAAGTGGTTTTTATGATATGATGTCGGACATCTTGCAGTTTAAATATAGCCATCACAGTAAattaaataaagaacaaaaacatatattttaacagtttttaaacagtgaaatattgttttgtaaaattagtTTCAATTCATATTTTAGTCAATTTAAGCTTGGATATTATTGCGCAGTGTTATAAGAATCTCTAGTAGTTCGGTTTCATGTATGTATCATTAGGTTTAACAGAAACGCATACAGCTCTACAACTTCTGCAGCAGGAAGGATTCCTGGGTTCTAGGTCCCGTGTGCCTCATGTAGCTTTACTGATCACAGAAGGGAAGTCATTACATCCAAATGAAACAAAGGCAGTTGCAGACGCCATTCGTAGACAAGGTAATGCGACATAACTTGCTCATTTTCATACAGTCTCTTGATGATAATATGTCATAGAAAAAAGTTTAGcctatttatttattgttatcatcattattatctaAACACTTATATCTAAGGACtttcataatacatttaggtAGATTAAATGATACTTCCTTTAGTTACATAATATCTGTATTTAAGCTTTCATGAGTACCTATCCAATGAAATAGATTTTCCTTGGCTACATTTTGTAGGTATCGTTATGTTCGTGATAGCTATTGGTGAGCGTGTTTCTCGGGATGAACTCCGTATTATTGCAACAAATCCGgatgataaacatttgttttttgtaaataatcATACAGCGATTGATGGTATCaaacaaaacataacaacacTAATATGTGATGGtaagtaaaatacatttatttaagtaACTTGACCTGTAAAGGTCAATGCTGAAATGAAATTGGTATGTTGAAACGATTAAGACATCGTGATAAACACATATCACTATATATTGCCGGGACAACAATATAACAATTGAGTTGTATATGACGTAATATTTCAATTTCGTTTTCCAGTTTCTTCGCATGTGTATACGCAGCAGACGACACCTAGtaagtaaaacattttcaaaaacgtTCAATAGTTAACTGATATTTATCGATAATTCAAATAACGTCCAGTTTGATAAAGTTTTCcttaacaaaatgtaataaaaatttaaaaaaatgaacattagTTACAGTTACGATAAAATCTGTGTTATCATATATTGCATGCTTACTAAGCTTATAGAAAGTTTAAGATTTCATATAGTCGGAGAACAGAAGTAAGCATCAATTGTACCATTTCATGTATCTAAtgcattttacatttgtataacaCCAAACATTATTTTACAGAACCTGTAAATATCACGCACACACGTAGAAACCCGATTGGTACGTAATAAATATAGAtagtaataaattaattataaccTTGAAAACTTAAACGTTGTTAGATTAATTGTACCTGATATTAAAATGTACAGAATTTGTTGTACAGTAGAGCCCCGCAAATGGTTGCAGATGGTCttactattttgtttgttttgggtttaatgccgttttacaacaatatttcagtcatataacggcgggcagttaacccaaccacagctactgagctaagcgggcggatatTACTATAGAGTTATAGGAAATTTTCATCGTTCAATCTTAATTAAGTACATTACTCCGCGTAGAAGTTTTTGTTTTGCCATTAAAGGTTTAGTAattaatatatagaaataaaaaagtagaagttttatataaaaatgggCATAACACATTGaggttaaaaattaaaatcctgATCAAACCGAGTTAAAACGGAAAAGCGGAAAAAACTAGAGTCATGCTTAAAGAGTACCATTTCCAAGCACTTATATAAGACTTTATTATTACCAAGCGAAAAGTTCGAAATTGTCTTAAATGAATAGATTCATTAGATATtggcaaaaattataaaatggacCTGATCATAACTGGGGCAAGATTGTGAAATGAAAAAAGTTTCTaggtatacataaaaatatatataggcTTAACAATttatgtgtttcttttttatgcataTCTACCCCTCCTTTGTGAAATAACTCGAGATGTCAAATGTCAGTTGAAATCTGTTATTAGGAGGTACCATCTTCAGTCATACATTTGTATTCAAACTTTCATAGGAAACAAACACaattatgacaaaaatatgtcagtatatatatatattataatataagcCAGTCAGCGAAATATTCGTTGAATCTTTAAAAAAGCTGAAGTTTGTTTTGAGTAACAACATCTAATCACCATAATTCTGTTGTCTCCGAAACCTGTAGGATTTATGTTGAAGGTACAGTTTTAATGTTGTCTGTTTCGATTAATTCTCATTAAAGTATacttaaagtttaaacatttcaatatatagaTGAATGCGATGGAAAGCTTGCAGATATAGTGTTCTTACTGGATTCTTCAAAATCGCTGGGAGCCTCACACTTCAAAAGTGTAGATCATTTTGCTTTGGACATAGTTAACGACCTTGACATTGGATTAAATGCAACTCTGGTATCTATTATCATACACACTTGATGTTTTGTAATTCTACGCTTTGTTAATTTAATAAACAGACAAGCTATAATAGTTTTACAGAAATCCTTAATATATTCATAGgagttttatttaaattagaaattcaacaaatatgtttaaatagtttcaaaagttttcttatttcataatttatCTAATTTCTTTCAAAAGGTTGGCGTAATAAGTTTCAGTACATATCCTGTTCGGCGAGTAACTTTAGGCAGCTCTAGTGACAAACTCGAACTTCTAAACTCGATCAACCAAATTCTGTACTACCCAGGTAAGTTACATTAGTATTTCAGCAGTTTTAGAGCTTTTGTTATAAGGCACATTAAGGCAAGGTGATAactgaaattatgtttaaaccaaaaatgACATACGGTCTGTAAATTTATTGGATGGCTTTGCAATCCAAAGTtagcaaaataaataatattaaatgttattcttttaaaccggaaacaaaagacaaaatgttcacttttttatttaatcaaatcATTAGTTaatgacatattttgcattaattaATGTAAGACTGACGCCGTCACAttgacataaaaatatgaaataaacaatttgGAAACCATGCTCTTAAATAATAGcattaaatcagtttttcttaAAAGAACAGGATAGACACTAATGCGGCATATGAGTTGTTATGGAAACGGTATTATACATATATCATGCTGTAGAACTGCATAATAAGGTTAAAAGCAGCTGTAACTCTATGTCTGAACAACTATGATATTTATATACTGATCAGAAGAACGAATCAACCAGTTGTTGGTATTCTCACTGAAGACATTATGCGTATTTTATGTATT from Mercenaria mercenaria strain notata chromosome 11, MADL_Memer_1, whole genome shotgun sequence includes the following:
- the LOC123532913 gene encoding cartilage matrix protein-like; this encodes MMGYFSLLIFTFGCLIKLSSSGYCSYSTSCSTHATRHCGTWGWSRCTYTKYSTCYHQRCCGGWGGYHCSYPICSPSCLNGGTCTSPGTCKCDVYHSGGRCQTELAVCIPSCGSGGKCIGPNTCQCDIYHYGRLCQFKKSCTNKALELVFLLDSSGGIGKDNFETLKSFVKTVIEQFDIAGHKTRVGLMTFSRYPFMRFSINDNKSMSQLLQEVDNVPYISGLTETHTALQLLQQEGFLGSRSRVPHVALLITEGKSLHPNETKAVADAIRRQGIVMFVIAIGERVSRDELRIIATNPDDKHLFFVNNHTAIDGIKQNITTLICDVSSHVYTQQTTPKPVNITHTRRNPIDECDGKLADIVFLLDSSKSLGASHFKSVDHFALDIVNDLDIGLNATLVGVISFSTYPVRRVTLGSSSDKLELLNSINQILYYPGLRETDRALQMLRLEGFENDRPEAPNIAILITNGPSSNSFLTQRAANELKQSGVEVFTVGVGDDIEETELELISTSGGNHTFTAPNYLEFDLSSFEGIVASAVCQGLPVPTTPTTTTTTTTSTSRPTTRTTTYR